From the Hylaeus volcanicus isolate JK05 chromosome 4, UHH_iyHylVolc1.0_haploid, whole genome shotgun sequence genome, one window contains:
- the LOC128874577 gene encoding deoxycytidylate deaminase, translated as MTENHTAVKINSERDINNKRTSYLDWDEYFMATAFLSAQRSKDPCTQVGACIVNSEKRIVGIGYNGMPTGCNDNDFPWTKGISTSLDTKYLYVCHAEVNAILNKNSSDVKNCTIYVGLFPCNECAKVIIQSGIKVVVYMSDKHAHKVETIAAKKMFDAVGIEYRQYIPKNERIVIDFTEINWNEMTQLPPTPMKSNT; from the exons atgacGGAAAACCACACTGccgtaaaaattaattctgaacg cgacattaacaataaaagaacATCCTACCTCGATTgggatgaatattttatggcAACAGCTTTCTTGTCTGCACAACGTAGTAAAGATCCTTGTACTCAAGTTGGTGCATGCATAGTTAACagtgaaaaaagaattgtagGCATTGGCTATAATGGTATGCCTACTGGTTGCAATGACAATGATTTTCCTTGGACAAAGGGTATCTCCACCTCTTTAGATACAAAGTATCTTTATG TATGTCACGCGGAAGTTAATgctattttaaacaaaaattctagtgacgttaaaaattgtaccaTTTATGTTGGCCTTTTTCCATGTAATGAATGTGCTAAAGTAATAATACAATCTGGTATCAAGGTAGTTGTATATATGTCAGATAAACATGCACATAAAGTTGAAACTATTGCtgcaaagaaaatgtttgatgCAGTAGGCATTGAATACAG ACAATATATTCcgaaaaacgaaagaatcgTAATTGATTTCACCGAGATTAATTGGAACGAAATGACTCAATTACCGCCCACTCCGATGAAGAGTAATACGTAA